From one Leifsonia soli genomic stretch:
- a CDS encoding LacI family DNA-binding transcriptional regulator codes for MKRATIYDVARHAGVSHQTVTRFLNGFEGIRPATRAKVQAAIDELNYRPNGAARWLRSRQSNRIGILAHRMELSGPGRIIAGATTAARSRGYVLDIASMDGEDVDSVDAALDVVMEHQIAGVFATAQTDAVRQAVANRGLDVPISIDSGEGLSSSGANPRAHPGRLAAAHLADLGHRRVAFVNGPAVWIAAGERRSGFLAVAAERGLDVVWEYEGDWSAEAGYRAAQQLPDEVTAVALANDSMAIGLIFGLAERGRRVPDDVSVIGMDDAPESRFHLPSLSTIRLDFEGEGAYLMNVLIAKIEGGDVADVPGYRLPELVRRASTAEVPATGR; via the coding sequence ATGAAACGCGCCACCATCTACGATGTGGCACGCCACGCGGGGGTCTCGCACCAGACGGTCACCCGGTTCCTCAACGGATTCGAGGGCATCCGCCCGGCGACGCGGGCGAAAGTCCAAGCCGCGATCGACGAACTGAACTACCGGCCCAACGGCGCCGCCCGCTGGCTGCGCTCGCGGCAATCCAACCGGATCGGCATCCTCGCCCACCGGATGGAGCTCTCCGGCCCCGGCCGCATCATCGCCGGTGCGACGACGGCGGCGCGGAGCCGCGGGTACGTCCTCGACATCGCGTCCATGGACGGAGAGGATGTGGACTCCGTCGACGCGGCGCTGGACGTGGTCATGGAGCACCAGATCGCCGGGGTGTTCGCGACGGCCCAGACGGACGCGGTGCGGCAGGCCGTCGCGAACCGCGGCCTCGACGTCCCGATCTCGATCGACTCGGGGGAGGGGCTGTCCTCATCCGGCGCGAACCCCCGCGCCCACCCCGGCCGGCTCGCGGCGGCGCACCTCGCCGACCTGGGGCATCGCCGCGTGGCGTTCGTGAACGGGCCGGCCGTCTGGATCGCCGCGGGGGAGCGGCGCAGCGGCTTCCTCGCGGTCGCCGCCGAGCGGGGGCTCGACGTGGTCTGGGAGTACGAGGGCGACTGGTCGGCCGAGGCCGGGTACCGCGCGGCGCAGCAGCTTCCGGACGAGGTGACCGCTGTCGCCCTCGCCAACGACAGCATGGCGATCGGTCTGATCTTCGGGCTGGCGGAGCGCGGGCGCCGTGTGCCGGACGACGTGAGCGTGATCGGGATGGACGACGCCCCGGAGTCGCGGTTCCACCTGCCGTCGCTCTCCACCATCCGGCTCGACTTCGAGGGGGAGGGCGCCTACCTGATGAACGTGCTCATCGCGAAGATCGAGGGCGGCGACGTGGCCGATGTCCCCGGATACCGCCTGCCGGAGCTGGTCCGTCGAGCCTCGACGGCGGAGGTTCCCGCGACCGGAAGATAA
- a CDS encoding DUF1049 domain-containing protein gives MSGTGESGRDEGNRLVRFLKRKWLAIVLILLLVVVAVQNLVADDRATIFVLWTQVRVPTWLLVVLVFLIGGVVGWVLARNRAARRARR, from the coding sequence ATGAGCGGCACCGGAGAATCGGGACGAGACGAGGGCAACCGCCTGGTGCGGTTCCTGAAACGCAAGTGGCTGGCGATCGTCCTCATCCTGCTGCTGGTCGTCGTCGCCGTGCAGAACCTCGTCGCGGACGACCGCGCGACCATCTTCGTGCTGTGGACGCAGGTGCGGGTGCCGACGTGGCTGCTCGTGGTGCTCGTCTTCCTCATCGGAGGCGTTGTCGGCTGGGTGCTCGCGCGCAACCGCGCGGCCAGGCGGGCGCGGCGCTGA
- a CDS encoding sigma-70 family RNA polymerase sigma factor: MDDTERSLVGALHAGDVSAIELLYQRWGRLVYTLALRSLGNVADAEDVTQQVFVAAWQGRAGFDPERARLSTWLTAITRHKIVDAYEARAKRQRELEAFMESVYLQSLSWTDEIADSVAMSQELDQLEPVAQQIMRLAFYDRLTHTQIAAKLDLPLGTVKSHIRRSLLRLRARLEDADDA; this comes from the coding sequence GTGGATGACACCGAGCGTTCACTGGTCGGCGCCCTGCACGCCGGGGATGTGTCCGCGATCGAGCTGCTGTACCAGCGCTGGGGACGGCTGGTGTACACGCTCGCGCTGCGCTCGCTCGGAAACGTCGCCGACGCCGAGGACGTGACGCAGCAGGTGTTCGTCGCCGCGTGGCAGGGCCGCGCGGGTTTCGATCCGGAGCGCGCGAGGCTCAGTACGTGGCTGACGGCGATCACGCGGCACAAGATCGTCGACGCCTATGAGGCGCGGGCGAAGCGCCAGCGCGAACTGGAGGCCTTCATGGAGAGCGTGTACCTCCAATCGTTGAGCTGGACGGACGAGATCGCCGACAGCGTCGCCATGAGCCAGGAGCTCGACCAGCTGGAGCCGGTGGCGCAGCAGATCATGCGGCTGGCCTTCTACGATCGGCTGACGCATACGCAGATCGCGGCGAAGCTCGACCTCCCGTTGGGTACCGTCAAAAGTCATATCCGGCGCAGCCTCCTCAGGCTGCGGGCACGGTTGGAGGACGCGGATGACGCATAG
- a CDS encoding SDR family NAD(P)-dependent oxidoreductase, whose product MTTTLITGANRGLGLETARRLIEAGHTVYAGMRDTGTGDEARALGAIPIALDVTDQASVDAAVASLPALDVLVNNAGVLGPSRQGVDDLDAASLVQTLDTNVVGVVRVTQACLPLLRRSAAPVIVNVASGVGWPRWLSTPGHDEYPVLGIPYAASKAAVIALTVQYAKSLPGFRVNASDPGYTATEFNGYSGHQTIQEGTDATVMLATIGADGPTGEFHNRSGRIEY is encoded by the coding sequence ATGACGACCACACTGATCACAGGAGCCAACCGCGGCCTCGGTCTCGAGACCGCTCGCCGCCTCATCGAGGCCGGACACACCGTCTACGCCGGGATGCGCGACACCGGGACGGGAGACGAGGCGCGCGCGCTCGGCGCCATCCCGATCGCCCTCGACGTCACCGACCAGGCGAGCGTGGATGCCGCGGTCGCCTCCCTGCCTGCGCTGGATGTGCTGGTCAACAACGCGGGCGTGCTCGGTCCGTCACGGCAGGGCGTCGACGACCTCGACGCCGCATCCCTGGTGCAGACGCTCGATACGAACGTCGTCGGCGTCGTCCGCGTCACCCAGGCGTGCCTGCCGCTGCTCCGCCGGTCGGCGGCGCCCGTCATCGTGAACGTCGCCTCGGGAGTGGGCTGGCCGCGCTGGCTGTCGACGCCGGGTCACGACGAGTACCCCGTGCTCGGCATCCCGTATGCGGCATCGAAGGCGGCGGTCATCGCGCTGACGGTGCAGTACGCGAAGAGCCTCCCGGGGTTCCGCGTCAATGCGAGCGATCCCGGCTACACCGCGACGGAGTTCAACGGGTACAGCGGGCACCAGACCATCCAAGAGGGGACCGATGCCACGGTGATGCTGGCCACCATCGGTGCGGACGGCCCGACGGGCGAGTTCCACAACCGCTCGGGCCGCATCGAGTACTGA
- a CDS encoding anti-sigma factor, with protein MTHSDPDVLAMLALGETDIDARDVDHVMTCPECRTELERLTRVTRAARENGPVDFALQEPAPRVWENISAQLTLEPPATSTAAADRGLLPAARDEAPPPRDVVPRRRSRSGRRRWPYLVSVAAVALVAVAVALLVFIRPAPQVEAQATLAGLPAWSTSNGQATMEREPDGTTVLAVELDSPAVHSAATAYREVWLMNSDLTKSISVGLLDGGTGRFVMPPNIAAADYPVVDISQQPLNGDPAHSGDSIVRGTLSAAR; from the coding sequence ATGACGCATAGCGACCCGGACGTCCTCGCCATGCTCGCCCTCGGCGAGACCGACATCGACGCGAGAGACGTCGACCACGTGATGACCTGCCCGGAGTGCCGCACAGAACTGGAGCGCCTGACGCGCGTGACCCGCGCGGCACGCGAGAACGGTCCGGTCGACTTCGCGCTCCAGGAGCCCGCGCCTCGGGTCTGGGAGAACATCAGCGCTCAGCTGACGCTCGAACCGCCCGCGACGTCCACCGCTGCGGCCGACCGCGGGCTCCTCCCGGCGGCCCGGGATGAAGCGCCCCCGCCTCGGGATGTCGTCCCGCGCCGCCGGAGCCGCTCCGGCCGCCGCCGCTGGCCGTATCTGGTCTCCGTCGCGGCGGTCGCGCTCGTCGCCGTCGCCGTGGCGCTCCTCGTGTTCATCCGCCCGGCGCCCCAGGTGGAGGCGCAGGCGACGCTCGCCGGGCTGCCCGCGTGGTCGACCTCCAACGGGCAGGCCACGATGGAGCGCGAGCCCGACGGCACGACCGTCCTGGCCGTCGAACTGGACTCCCCGGCCGTGCACTCCGCCGCCACCGCGTACCGCGAGGTCTGGCTGATGAACAGCGACCTGACCAAGTCGATCAGCGTCGGCCTGCTGGATGGCGGCACAGGTCGCTTCGTGATGCCGCCCAACATCGCAGCGGCCGACTACCCGGTCGTGGACATCTCGCAGCAGCCGCTCAACGGCGACCCGGCGCACTCGGGCGACAGCATCGTGCGGGGCACCCTCTCTGCGGCGCGCTGA
- a CDS encoding helix-turn-helix transcriptional regulator: protein MSEFAAVLRSWRDRVDPIEVGLPAGAGRRTPGLRREELAALAGVSVDYIVRLEQGRATNPSPQLLSALARALRLSGEERDHLFRVAGTAPSPAGSIPRHLTPGVQRILDRIGDVPLGVFTAAWDFLVWNPLWTALLKDPSEAAGLDRNLVWRHFTHGQSGVEFDDVHAEEFSADLVADLRQAHGRYPEDRDLDRLISRLRAASPDFDRRWAVARVATHRSSRKTMTDTMVGPITVDCDVLTVPDGDLRIVVYTAVPGSEDAAKLDLLRVTGVERFAPAAAPAT, encoded by the coding sequence ATGAGCGAGTTCGCGGCGGTGCTGCGGTCGTGGCGCGACCGGGTCGACCCGATCGAGGTCGGGCTGCCCGCCGGCGCGGGCCGGCGCACGCCGGGGCTGCGCCGGGAGGAGCTCGCCGCCCTCGCGGGCGTGAGCGTCGACTACATCGTGCGCCTGGAGCAGGGGCGCGCGACGAATCCGTCGCCTCAGCTGCTCAGCGCGCTCGCCCGCGCGCTCCGCCTCTCCGGGGAGGAGCGGGACCACCTGTTCCGCGTCGCCGGAACCGCGCCGTCCCCGGCGGGCAGCATCCCGAGGCACCTCACGCCGGGCGTTCAGCGCATCCTCGACCGGATCGGGGATGTGCCCCTCGGCGTCTTCACGGCGGCCTGGGACTTCCTGGTCTGGAATCCGCTCTGGACGGCCCTGCTCAAGGACCCGTCCGAGGCGGCGGGCCTCGATCGCAACCTGGTCTGGCGGCACTTCACCCACGGCCAATCCGGCGTCGAGTTCGACGATGTCCATGCCGAGGAGTTCTCGGCCGACCTCGTCGCCGACCTCCGCCAGGCGCACGGCCGCTACCCGGAAGACCGGGACCTCGACCGCTTGATCTCGCGCCTGCGGGCCGCCTCCCCCGACTTCGATCGCCGTTGGGCCGTCGCGCGCGTCGCCACCCACCGTTCGAGCAGGAAGACGATGACCGACACCATGGTCGGCCCGATCACCGTGGACTGCGACGTGCTCACCGTGCCGGACGGCGACCTCCGTATCGTCGTCTACACCGCCGTTCCCGGCAGCGAGGACGCGGCCAAGCTCGACCTGCTCCGAGTGACCGGGGTCGAGCGGTTCGCCCCGGCGGCAGCCCCGGCGACCTAG
- a CDS encoding phosphotransferase, whose product MEEEQSLAGGNAGGAVVRIGRTVRKPWTAATPAVVSFVEHLRAAGVDAPAPLGRDEAGRQIQEYVPGRLAMDAGPLSPDQLRRVGAMVRRIHDAGSDFVPPPGAVWETAIPAPGDELICHNDLAPWNLIVGDRWVFIDWDASGPSTRLWDLAYAAQAFTLNDAGRAPEDSARDLAAFVDGYGAEPELRRRLPAEMGRRTRAMYDLLHSSSRSGREPWATMFATGHGEHWRTVTRYVTAHREVWARALGAGAGDADAVGPA is encoded by the coding sequence GTGGAAGAGGAGCAGTCGCTCGCCGGAGGCAACGCCGGCGGCGCGGTCGTGCGCATCGGCCGCACGGTGCGGAAGCCGTGGACGGCGGCGACTCCGGCCGTCGTGTCGTTCGTCGAGCATCTGCGCGCAGCCGGCGTGGATGCGCCGGCCCCGCTGGGCCGCGATGAGGCGGGGCGCCAGATCCAGGAGTACGTGCCGGGCCGTCTGGCGATGGATGCTGGCCCGCTCTCCCCGGACCAGTTGCGCCGCGTCGGAGCGATGGTGCGGCGCATCCATGACGCCGGGAGCGACTTCGTCCCGCCGCCGGGCGCCGTGTGGGAGACGGCGATCCCCGCACCCGGCGACGAGCTGATCTGTCACAACGATCTCGCTCCCTGGAACCTGATCGTCGGCGACCGCTGGGTCTTCATCGACTGGGACGCGTCCGGGCCCAGCACCCGGCTGTGGGACCTGGCCTACGCCGCCCAGGCGTTCACGCTCAACGACGCCGGTCGCGCACCCGAGGACTCGGCGCGCGACCTGGCGGCGTTCGTCGACGGCTACGGCGCCGAACCGGAGCTGCGCCGCCGCCTCCCGGCGGAGATGGGCCGCAGGACCCGGGCGATGTACGACCTGCTCCACTCGTCCAGCCGCTCCGGCCGGGAGCCGTGGGCGACGATGTTCGCGACAGGTCACGGCGAGCACTGGCGAACCGTGACGCGCTACGTCACCGCGCACCGCGAGGTGTGGGCCCGCGCGCTGGGGGCGGGCGCGGGGGATGCTGACGCGGTGGGTCCGGCCTAG